The DNA region TTTTCCAAATATTGCCAGCGATCGAATAAGTGTTAATCTACTCATGCCCGAAGGCACCAACCCTAAACTTACCGATTCTATTATTACTTTAGTGGAGACGGCTGCATGGAAAGTAAATGAAGAATATACTGAAAAACAAACTGGTAATACACAAGTAATAGAAAACATTATTAAGCGTGTGGGACCAGGAAATAATAAAGCAAGTTTAAGTATAAACTTACTACCTGGTGAAGCCCGCGATTTTAGTTCGCGAGAGATTAATAACTCTATAAGGGATGAAGTTGGAGAAGTATATGGCGTTGAACGTTTAAACTTTGGTTCTGGCGGAAATTTTGGTGGCAGTCCAGTTTCGGTATCTTTATTAGGAAACAATACGGAAGAATTAAAATTGGCCAAAGAGGAATTGAGAACGGTATTGGAAAACAATACCCTTTTAACGGATATTGCCGATACAGATCCTGAAGGCATAAAAGAAATCAATATCGAATTAAAGGAATCCGCTTATGCTCTTGGTCTTAATTTAAGAGAGGTAATGAGCCAAGTAAGAGCTGGATTTTTCGGGTTGCAAGCTCAGCGTTTTCAACGTGGCCAAGATGAAATTCGCGTTTGGGTGCGTTTTGATCGTTCAGATAGGGAATCTATTAATGACCTTGACGAAATGCGAATTGTAACACCATCTGGACAACGTGTACCCTTTGGCGAAATTGCGGACTATACCATCAAAAGAGGAGACGAAAGTATTAGCCATTTAAATGGTAGAAGGGAAATTCAAGTAAATGCCGATTTAAAAGACCCTAAAGGCAGTCCAACAGAAATAATGCAGGATATAAAGGATAATGTAATGCCTCAAATTAGTTCTAAATACCCCACGGTAAGTGCTTCTTATGAAGGACAAAATAGAGAAGCGAACAAATTGACCAATTCCGCGAAAATAGTTGTACCCGTAGTAATTTTCTTGATTTATATAGTCATAGCATTTACTTTTAGAAGTTACAGTCAGCCATTATTGCTCATTTTTATGATTCCTTTTAGCTTTATAGCTGTAGCTTGGGGGCATTGGTTTCATGATTTTCCCATTAACATATTATCGGCATTAGGTATTATTGCATTGATAGGTATTATGGTAAACGACGGTTTGGTACTCATAGGTAAATTCAACTCCTTTTTAAAAGCGGGAATGAAATTCGATGATGCACTTTATGAAGCGGGAAGGGTTAGATTTAGGGCAATCTTTTTAACTTCATTAACAACCATTGCGGGTATCGCACCATTATTATTAGAAAAAAGTCGTCAAGCTCAATTTTTAAAACCAATGGCAATTTCTATTGCTTATGGTATTGGCATAGCTACGGTATTGACCTTATTGATTTTGCCTTTATTATTGTCAATAACCAATAGTTTTAAAACGAACAGCAAATGGTTGGCCACTGGCGATAAAGTTGAAAAAGAAGAAGTAGAACGTGCCATAAAAGAACAAAAAATAGATGAACATTAAAATTTTATACGGCATAATATTATTAATTTCTTTGCCAATTACCGCACAACAATTGTTAACAAAACAAGAAGCCATAAGTGTAGCTCTTGATAATAATTATGGAATTAAAATAGCAGATAACAATTTAAAGATAGCCGAAAACAATAAGAGTATCTATAACTCAGGATATTTACCAACTTTAAGTGGAAATGCCGGGGCTACTTATAATTTGGATAAGACTTCAGCTACCTTTACCGACGGAAGGATTACAAACTTAAGCAGTGCTGAAAGTAGTAGATACAATGCTGCACTAAACTTAAATTATGTACTGTTTGACGGTTTAGGAAGGTATTATGATTATCAAAGTCTAAAAGAACAATACAACCTGTCGGAATTACAAGCTAGGCAAACCATTGAAAATACTGTTTTACAGTTATTTTCGGTGTATTATAATGTGGCAAAATTGACCGAAAACTATCATTTATTGCAGCAAAGCCTTGATATTTCTAAGGATAGGCTAGAGCGTGTACAATACCAGTTTGAATACGGACAAAACAACAAGTTAGCAGTGTTAAATGCTGAAGTTGATGTGAATAACGATAGTATTAATTTATTGAACAACAAACAACTGCTAATCAATGCCAAGCGTGATTTATATGTAGTATTGGGTAAAGATGAAACACCAAATTTTACCGTAGATACACTCGTCAATTTTTCCCTTGCCCCTAATAAGGAAGTATTGTTCGAAAAAGTTAAAACCAATAATGTAGTGTTACAACAATTGGAGAAAAATATTACCATTAGTGAATTTCAAATTAAAGCCAATAAATCTGGCTATTTGCCAACTTTGGGTTTAAACGGAACTTATGGGTGGAACAAAAACAACAACAATGCGGCATCATTTTTAACAACCTCTACCAATACAGGGTTGTCAGGTAGTTTAAGTCTTTCATGGAATGTTTTTGATGGGGGAAGAACAAAAACATTAGTAAATAATGCCAAAATAAATCTTGAAAACCAACAATTAATTAAGCAAGAAACAGAGCTTGATATTACCAGAACTTTTAATAATGCCTATGAAGACTATTTGAACAAACTATTTATATTACAAACACAGGAAAAAAACGTACAAACCAATACCAATAACTTTAACAGAACCCAAGAACGTTTTAAACTAGGGCAAGTAACCTCCATAGAATTTAGGCAAGCACAATTGAATCTTATCAATGCCAAAAATGCTAAAAATAGTGCGAAATATGATGCTAAATTGGCTGAGTTGCAAGTATTACAATTGAGTGGTGATTTGTTAGATACCGCTTTTTGAATATGCTAGAACACTTTTTTCAATGCCCTTGCTGTTGGGAAGAAATATCAATACTATTAGATAATTCAATCTCAAATACAACTTATATTGAAGATTGCGAAGTGTGCTGCCGACCAATCGAAATCAACATAAGTTTTGATTTCGAACAAAATTTAGAAAATTTTTCAGCAGTGTATATTGAGCAATAACTAATTATTACCCTTATATTCTTTTAAATAATTACCTCTTACAATCCTAGCGGTATTATGCTGACCTTCGTGATGCCAACCAGGAGGCATAATTATATAAAGCAACTTGTTTTTCAGTCCCGGTGCTTTAAAAACATCTTTGAACAATGCAACAATTTCGCCAAAATAAACATCGAAGAAATTGCCTGAGTCCATTTGGCGGGTAATACCATATTCAATATCAATGCTTTTATCTTCATCCTGAAACGTACCAAAAACTTTATCCCATATATTCAGTAAATTACAAAAATTGGTATCCATATACAACGGATTCCTTGCATGGTGCACCCTATGATGTGAAGGTGTTAGTATAATTTTGTTTAAAAAACCGAGCCTTCCATCTTTCAGCAAATTTTCACCAATATGAATAAAAGCACCGTACGTACCATCAACAAACATAATTAAAAACAACAATTCTGGTTGAATGCCCAACAGGATACAAATGGTAGTTCTGATGGTGTCCGCGTAAGGTGCTTCTAAAAAAAAGTGGGCATGTGTAACAGAAAGATTCATATTTTCAGGTGCATGATGTGTAGAATGCAAACACCAAAAAAGTCGTACTTTATGCCCTAAATAATGATATATAAAATGGGCAAACTCCCAAATTATATAACCATATATAAACCAATACCAAGTAAGACTTGTTTGAAAAGGGGCATATTTTTGAAAAAGTCCAATACATAAGGTTACCATTGCAATGGCTATGAACCTACCTACAAAACGGTTAAAAACATAAATCAAAAAATTAACCTTATACACCTTTGTCTGTGGTTTTTTATAAACCATGCCCAAGATGAACTCTAAAATAAGCAATAGCGGTATAATTGGGTAAACCAAAGAAACAATTCCGTCATAGGTTTTAAATGCACTATAATCTCCTGTTTGCAAAATATCCCAAGCTTGACTAATACCCAAAAAGCCAATAATTTCGTCAAATAGTGTTTGAAGTATTTCCATAACCAATTGTTAATTAGCTATAAATTTAAAAAAATATTATTCATTCAATAATTCTAACGTAACCAAATACGCACAATGATCTGAAGCCACGGTATCTTGAATTACTTTTGTCTCTAACACACGCCATCTGTTTTTGGGATAAAACATTATATAATCTATCTTTTTTATTGGTTTATCAGACGGATAGGTATTCTTAATATTATTTTTATCATATGAGGCAGTCCATATTTCTTCGAGAATATTTATTGGTGTACTATTGGGTTCAGCATTTAAATCTCCAGCCAAAATGGTTGGATAGCTATTTTTAGAAAACACTTCATTTATTTTTTTGACCTGTGCCAAACGATCTTTTTCGTCTTTTAAATGATCTAAATGTGTGCCAATAAACGAAACAGTATCTTTTGATTTGAGTACAGTTGTTATTTCTAACGCAGCCCTAGGTTCATGATCGTCATAAAAAGGCAAAGGCACATTTCTAGTACTTAAAAACGTAGTTTTAGACAACACTCCTTCACCATATTCGCCACCATCATATTCCATTGCTTTACCAAATATGGGACTCATTTTTGTTCTCCAACCTAATTCTGTAACTAAATCGTATTTTTTTGCCCTATTTGTTTTATTATCCACTTCTTGCAACGCCACAAAGTCGGGATTTGCCTCTATGATGGCATTGGCGATTACATCTAAATTAAATTCACCATTTGTGTTGGCTCCATGTAAGATATTAAATGACAGGACACGGACAATTTTTGTGCTGTCAATTTGGGATTGTGACCAGCCAAATGTTACTGTAAATAGTAAGACTAATAAAATTAAGGTTTTCTGTTTCATTTCTATTTTTCTTTTTTAGTTCCCAATAAATAGAGGACTACACCCGGTCCAGACTTTACTTTTCCAATTTCCCAATTAAACTTTTCATTTCCATCCAAACTTTTTACTATTTCATTCATCTCTTTTACAGAATAAGTTCTGAACGAAGATACAATTCCATCCCACAACACAAAAAGTGGTACAATAGGAATTAAATAAGTAAATATAATTCTTCCAATTTTAAAAGGGCGTATAAATGGCGTCGTAAAAAGTACACTCAGTGGTGAGAACACCATTGCCAAAATACTTGCTACACTTCTTTCTTGTGCTTCAAAAACTCCAATTTCACTATTAGAATCAATAGCATTTTGTAATATTTGGATTGCATCATTAGGTTTAAAATGATGTAAAGACAAGAATTGTGTGCGAAACCCTTTTAGTTCTTCAGGCACATTTCTTGCATCAACTGGCTTTGTTACATATTCAAAATTATCAGCCTTTATTTTAGTACGTTTAAAAGCTGGAATATTTGGATAAAAGTCAGTTAAAATTATCTTTAAATTTGGAATATCTTTTAATAATTCAGAGTTCAGCCAAATTAGACCTCCTCCACCCCCAGAGCCAAGGTCAATGATTTTATCGGTTTTACTTTTTTGCAACCCTTTTTTAAGTATCGGGATAATGGGTTTATAAAGTTTCGTTTTATTAGATAAAAATTGTAAAAAATCTGTTCCGTAATTTCTCAAAAAAGAAGGAAACCATTTTTGGTCTTCAAATTCAAATAGATGTATTCTTCCCATATTACTTTGATGTCTAATTTTTATTTCATCAAGTTACTTATTCTTACGTGATCGGATCTTAACTCTCTCATTATATTTTCCTTCTCCTTTTCATTATCATACTTTCTGGATTGAATGTGCTTGATAAATATGTCAACCTCAGCAAGTGCTTCATCATATAATTTCAATTTTTCATAAATTTTAATTCTTAAGCTTCTGGCCCAACCATTATTTTTGTCTAATTCAATGGCAAAACCAGCCAATTTTAAGGCGTCTGAGAAATTACGATCTTGAAAGAGTAAATATTCAGAAGCACCTGCGTAAATACGCGAGTCTTTGCTCTTTTTGGTAAGTAAATCCGTTTCGATAAGCTCTTCTATTTCACTATCAGTAGTTGTTTTTACATCAAAACTAAATTGAATATTTGCCCACGAAAAGAAAATTTTTGCATCATTTGGTAAAATTTCTATATCGAAATTCAATGCTTCATAAAATCGATCTGATTCATTGGGGATTACAATAAATCGAGCTACATCTTTTTTAGCATCATAATCATAACTTCCATATAGTGATGTGTCTGAATTTAAGATTATTGTCCATTCTTTCTGGTTTGGTATTGTAAAAAGTGAATAACTTCCCGCTTCAATTTTTTGTCCTCCAACGATTACACTTTTATCAAAACTTATTCTAGTGCATTTTCCTGCTCCAGTCCTCCAAACTTTATTCCAAGGAACTAAATGACCAAAAATTTGCCTCTTTCTGACTGATGGTCTTTCATAATCAATAGTAATAACTGTATTTCCTACTGTTTGAGAAATAGTACCATTTGGGCTTAATGATGGATAAGGGTAATCACTATCTTGGGCATTAACATAAAAAAATATTATTATTAAAATAAAAGTAAAAATGGTTTTTTTCATTGGTATTGATTTTTATTATTCTTCCCAAACTTATTATGAAAATTTATCTTAAAGTAATATCAATTGTAAAATTATGTCAAAAAAGTGTAAACATTTTTTTTCATGCTAATCTTTTAATCCCAATTCAATATCTTCAATAATATCCTTTATATCTTCAATACCCACAGAAAAACGCAATAAATTATCAGAAATACTTATTTCTTTTCGTTGTTCGGCCGTTAATAATCCGTGAGAGGTTAACGATGGTAATAAAATGGTAGACTCCACTCCTGCCAAACT from Aureibaculum sp. 2308TA14-22 includes:
- a CDS encoding sterol desaturase family protein codes for the protein MEILQTLFDEIIGFLGISQAWDILQTGDYSAFKTYDGIVSLVYPIIPLLLILEFILGMVYKKPQTKVYKVNFLIYVFNRFVGRFIAIAMVTLCIGLFQKYAPFQTSLTWYWFIYGYIIWEFAHFIYHYLGHKVRLFWCLHSTHHAPENMNLSVTHAHFFLEAPYADTIRTTICILLGIQPELLFLIMFVDGTYGAFIHIGENLLKDGRLGFLNKIILTPSHHRVHHARNPLYMDTNFCNLLNIWDKVFGTFQDEDKSIDIEYGITRQMDSGNFFDVYFGEIVALFKDVFKAPGLKNKLLYIIMPPGWHHEGQHNTARIVRGNYLKEYKGNN
- a CDS encoding endonuclease/exonuclease/phosphatase family protein, encoding MKQKTLILLVLLFTVTFGWSQSQIDSTKIVRVLSFNILHGANTNGEFNLDVIANAIIEANPDFVALQEVDNKTNRAKKYDLVTELGWRTKMSPIFGKAMEYDGGEYGEGVLSKTTFLSTRNVPLPFYDDHEPRAALEITTVLKSKDTVSFIGTHLDHLKDEKDRLAQVKKINEVFSKNSYPTILAGDLNAEPNSTPINILEEIWTASYDKNNIKNTYPSDKPIKKIDYIMFYPKNRWRVLETKVIQDTVASDHCAYLVTLELLNE
- a CDS encoding CPXCG motif-containing cysteine-rich protein: MLEHFFQCPCCWEEISILLDNSISNTTYIEDCEVCCRPIEINISFDFEQNLENFSAVYIEQ
- a CDS encoding DUF2911 domain-containing protein, which produces MKKTIFTFILIIIFFYVNAQDSDYPYPSLSPNGTISQTVGNTVITIDYERPSVRKRQIFGHLVPWNKVWRTGAGKCTRISFDKSVIVGGQKIEAGSYSLFTIPNQKEWTIILNSDTSLYGSYDYDAKKDVARFIVIPNESDRFYEALNFDIEILPNDAKIFFSWANIQFSFDVKTTTDSEIEELIETDLLTKKSKDSRIYAGASEYLLFQDRNFSDALKLAGFAIELDKNNGWARSLRIKIYEKLKLYDEALAEVDIFIKHIQSRKYDNEKEKENIMRELRSDHVRISNLMK
- a CDS encoding TolC family protein: MNIKILYGIILLISLPITAQQLLTKQEAISVALDNNYGIKIADNNLKIAENNKSIYNSGYLPTLSGNAGATYNLDKTSATFTDGRITNLSSAESSRYNAALNLNYVLFDGLGRYYDYQSLKEQYNLSELQARQTIENTVLQLFSVYYNVAKLTENYHLLQQSLDISKDRLERVQYQFEYGQNNKLAVLNAEVDVNNDSINLLNNKQLLINAKRDLYVVLGKDETPNFTVDTLVNFSLAPNKEVLFEKVKTNNVVLQQLEKNITISEFQIKANKSGYLPTLGLNGTYGWNKNNNNAASFLTTSTNTGLSGSLSLSWNVFDGGRTKTLVNNAKINLENQQLIKQETELDITRTFNNAYEDYLNKLFILQTQEKNVQTNTNNFNRTQERFKLGQVTSIEFRQAQLNLINAKNAKNSAKYDAKLAELQVLQLSGDLLDTAF